The Leptospira neocaledonica genomic sequence AAATATTGGAAGCGTCTATCCCACCTTTTCCTACGTTATACGTAATCGATTCGCTTACAGTCCCCCTGTCTGTTCTCCAAGGAGAAACAGCGCTTATATTGGACCAAGCTCCGTTTGAATCGTAAGCAAGTGATCCCCATTCCACCCAGGAGCCATCGTAAAATCTAGTAGGATATCCAAGGATCGCAAGAGTTGCAAATCCAGTGATGGATGATCTTACGTTAGTTCTGCAATAAGCAATGATCGTCTGTCCCTCCGTATATCCGTTCGTAGAAAGAAGATTTTGAAGATCGGATTTAGGCAGAAACTCCTTATTCGCGTTTATAAAATTCGCAAAAGGAAGACTCTTCGCACCTTTCACATGTCCTTCAAAAGGTGTATAACAGCTAGGAGTATCCGCGCAGGTAAGATTAGAAGGCCCTACAGTACTTCCGGTTCCGTCGTATTCCGTAGATGATCTAGCATCCATGATAAAACTTCCCCCCACCGGAGCCGGAGTAGAATTCGTGAAAGTCGGATCGGTTATACCTTGGACGGCATTAAAAACATCTGCAAGTGTCGCTTGTAAAATTGTATGATCTCTATACAAATTTCCTACAGCACCTGCTCCGCTTGTTGTAGGAACAGTGTAGGAAGACCCTCCAGTAAGTTGAGAGGCGGCGATCTTAGCGGAAGCTGCTCCGTTCAAAACTGCTAGATGAGTTCTTTCTGCTCCCCAATAATACAATGTGTACCAAGATCGGAGAGTCATCATTAGGTTCCCGTCGGAAGGAATATCTTGTGCGAGTACAATCAAATCCGTTGCGGGATTTACTCCAAAACGTTTTAAGAAAGCATCGATATTCTTTCCTTCCGGAACGATGGTCTCAGTATCGATCAGTCCATTAAACCTAGTCTGTCCGAAAAAAGTATAATCTGTAGACGAAGCAGAAATCCCATACACTTTCACGTTAGTCTCCGGTCTTATATAGGAACCGGAAAGCGCTCCTCCGCTAATCTGAAAAATAATCAATCTCCCGCTGATCGCAGATGGACGGTTCGCAGCCCAATTCGATCTCCAGGATTCCAGAGTGGATGCAGTGATCAATCCGTACGTATTACTATTATAATCATCGTTAGATGCTGACAATAGTTGTGAAGTCTCAAAAACTTGCACAGGTTGAACCAAAGCCAGTTTCTGATATGGAGTGATATACTCCGGCGCATCACAGGATGCAAAAACCGAAATTAGTATAGAAAGAATTCCTAATTTTCTAATATTTAAATTTAACATATTCCCCTCCGATCATAGGTTAAATGGAAAATTGATTAGGAACCCGAAGGTTCTTAAAATTGCGGTGTTATAACCGGAATAGGTATGAGAATAGAAGAAGTTATAGTAATTCCCATATTTATCCGTATAACCTAAACTCACTTCGAGATTATGATATATTTCTTTTCTTCCCCAAGCTGGCCTTTCATGTTCCAGGTAATAGCTATACCAATCCGTTCCAAAAGGTGCAATCGAGGGTGTATCTACTTGGATCAAGTTTAGAGGAGGAGTTCCTTTAGGATCTGCAAACGCGTATCCCCCCTGACCGATCTGGCCTCTACTCCCCACAATGAAGATAAATGAATCTAAGAAACGTTTGTATAATGCTCCGTAATACAGAACATCATCCGGCACAGGCTTTTCTCTTCTTCGATAACTCCATTCTCCAAGAGCGCCTAAGCCCCAGACATTAAAGTCTTTACCTAAGTAAATATTTACTTCTGCACCATTAGCTCCATCTCCGAGAGCTTGAGGGTTTCTATCATAATCCCCCTTTTTTATTCCACCAATCCTTACGCTGACTGTCGGAATCCAGATAGATTCGAAATCGTATTCATCCAAAACCTTATAACGTAAACCGGCCCTGGAATCTATGATCCCGTATTTATCAGGCTGCTCCGGAGAAGTTAAGGTACCAAAATAGCGGTCTATCAACTGGGTCCTTCCCAATTTACCGAAACCGGTTTGTAGATCCACAGTCAAGCGGTCGGTAATGCCGTATTCGAAAGCAAGAGCACCCACATTGATACGAACATCATCGTCGTAAGTTGTATGGTATTTACCTACATAAGCCGAATCATAAACTGAATTCACTGCAGTAGTCCGAACCCATAATTGTCTTTGGTAAGGGGCCCATACCGTCTGAGAAAATAATTCCCCGATAAAAATAGGTTGGGCCAAAAATAGAAGGGGAAGAAAAACTCCCTTCTTAAATAAAGATTTCATTATATGATGATTCCCTGATTAATCCTTTTTTTCCTCCAACTTCACGTTGAAGCGGATGCTTACGAAAAATTCCAAAGCGGAAATCTGTTCTTCGGATAATTTGCCTGCCAAATCCTCCAGGTTTACCCTTCCTTTTTCGGAGTTGGGTAAAGAGCCTTGAAGATATTCCAAACGGTTTTTCTGGGATTTGACTAGATCTTCTTTTTTGGCATCTAAGGCGACCTCTGCGTTGTAGATTGCCTTGCCTAAATTGAATTTTTCCCTTTCTTTTCCACGAAGAGCTTGCCCGGCAACCCCGCCGCCGCCGAATCCTCCGGAAGCTAAAATCCCTTGCAAAGAAGAGAAGGTCAGTGCGCCGATCAGCGCGTATATATATAATATTTTCATAAAGCAGTAACTCCCTCTTTTTTTTATAGTCCGCCTTAAAAACTTAGGTTATCGATAAGTGTTTAGTCGCGGGCTTCAAGAACCTGGACCATTGGGACAGGTTCTTATGTTACAGAATTGAAAAAAGGCGGAGATATCTCCGCCCAACGTATATAAATTTTGATTTATTGGTTTTTGTAGTTCCAATCCTCTACGAAAGCTTTCTTGGTAGTAGTCGCCGAAGAGTTGATTTGGAAATAATCTACAGTAGATTTTTTCACACCTGTATTGTAGTGAGCTCCTAAACCGGATCCTCTTGCGCCTGATTCAATCACTCCTTGAACATCTGGAGCGAATTTAGCAGGAATAGAAGGAAAAGTTGCAGCTCCTGCACTCACGTCGTCATTGAAATTCGCCGGAGGGAAAGCTCCCGCGAGTAATCCAAAGATGCTCCAACCGTCTTCAACGAATACGGAAGGACGGCCCAAAATCAACTGAGTGGAAATACCGCTTGTTTGAGTTCTAGTGTTAGTTCTGCAGTATTGAAGAATGGTTTGTCCTTCTTCGTATGCAGGAGCACCTGAGTTAGGTCCACCAGTAGTTCCGTATGTATCCCAAATATCCTGAACGTCAGCTTTAGACTTGAACTTCAAAGTATTAAAAGTTCCTGCAGCAGAAGCACCGTAAGCATAGGTGTTATCCAGGTTCGCACGTTCAACTACATTGTAGTGAGGGACAAAGATCGCTCCTTTCAAGTGACCTTCGAATGCAATCGCTCCACCAGAAGTTTTTGTGGTTCCGGTAGCGTTCTCATCTCCGTTATACTCCTGCCAACCTGCCGAAGCAGTATAAGATCCGATTGTATTGGTATTATTCTTAGTTCTGTTATCAGAGATCAAAACAGTGGAAGAGAGACCCTTCACGCTATGATTTCCGTTATTTTTTACTACTTCAATTACGTCTTCGATACTTAAAGTTAAGATTCTGTTATCTACATTCTTCAGTTGTTTAACTGAGAAAGTTCCATTTAAAGGCGGAACAGACTCGTCAGTATCATTACCTAATTCTGCTTCAGGGAATTGACCTTTGATAGTTCCATTTAGGATCGCAAGATGCTCGTGAGCCACACCCCAATATCTTAATGAATAATGTTGGTGACCGATAGAACCATAGTTGTCTCCGTTACCGCTTGCAAATACGATTAAGTCCTTAGTAGGATCAACTCCATACGTATGGAACCACTCGTCAATATTTGCACCGCTAATAAGACCGAAACCTCCAGTAGCAGCAGTACCACCAGGGATAGAGATTAAATCGTTATCTCTAGTCTCTCTGAAAGTTTTCCAGGAATAAAGTGCAGAATTGTTTCCATCGACAGCGAAGAAAACTTTTACTCCGGTCTTAGGAAGAATTAAACTTTTATTCGCATCTGCACCCACTTTGCTAGTTTGGTAAATCACTAAGTTTCCGGTAATACCTGCAGGCTTATTATTCGCCCAATCGTTCACCCATGTTCTGAGAGTGTCCGCCGAAATAAGACCATATTGGTTTTCGTTATAATCATCCGCAGATTCGATCGATAAATCGGAAGCACTCGCAACTTTTACGCCTGATGCTCCTCCGCCGATTGCAGCTAATGCAAGTGCGGAACTGTCAGAAGATCCTTCTCCACAATTCCCGAGTAATCCCAGCGCAATTGCCAGGAGGCTCGAATAAATGAGCGTATTTTTCATTTTGTTCTCCTTAAATGCTGGTCCGGTCGGGGTTCCCTCATGTTTATTCCACAGCGGACTCTAAGCACAAAGTCGAGACAAGGCTCCGTTTTTACCAAGATTATTTCAATATAACGAACATATTATCTAATTAATTGGACAATATATTGCATTAACGCATCAATTTCTTAAACAAAACGGAGTAGACTCTAAAAAATTGGAAACAAAATGAATGTAAAAAATGATTTTTGTGAATATATGCAATACAAGCGTTCGTTAAAGCGAACATTCAAAAATTAGAAATTACCTTTTTATAAAGTTATTCGCCTTACGAATGCACATGCGGGCCCAGATCTAATTATACGCCTGCCCTTTTGGAATTGAAATTAGTGAATGGAGAAAGAGATTTGATTTTAATCGTCGGAAAGAGAAGAGGACCAGATCAGGTAGGAATCTTTCTCCCCTAAATTTGCAAGTTCTTGCAGGTCTTTTCCCAAGAAGGTCATGCTGTCTCCCTCTTGTAGATCGAACCATTTCCCTCCTACTTTCAAACGAAGCGCACCTGATTGTAGGAACAAATTCTGTCTTTGTTTGGATTGAACTTTTGTAATAAAGGTTTTAGCGACTCCAGGAAGAAGTCTGATTTCAAACAATCTAGTCTGAAATCTAGTTTCTTCATGAAGAAGAGGACGGATCACAAACTGGTTCTCTTCTACTGAATTTTCGGTGGAGTCTTCTTTCCTATAAATTTTAGGAAATTCTTCCTTAGAAAATTCCATAAGACTGGACAAAGGTAAACGGATTGCCTTTGAAATTTTCCATAATAGCGCAATAGAAGGTGCAGCCTTTCCAGATTCTACAAGGCTTAACATTCCTCGACTGACCTGAGATAATTCTGCAAGCTTTCCAAGAGAAAGACCTAACTCTTGTCTTCTCTTTCGAACCAAGGTCCCAATAGATTGGATCAAACCTCTTTCAATCGGATCGATCGTTGGCATACTCGGTTCTCCTTACTGGTCCGGAATTTTGTTTATTCCGAACAGTTATAATAACATTTCATCCAACTTATTGGAAATACTGTCCAAAATAACAATCAAAATTCTTTCAAAGGAGAAAAAAATCTTATTTAGCCCAAAAGTGACGGTTTTTCGAGAGAATTGGTGATTTTAGAAGAAAACCTAATTCGAAACCAAATAAGAAGAATAGGAATGAAAAGAAAACTGATCGAGATTAACAGAAAATCCGGATGTGCATAATAACCTTTTTCTAATACGGATTTCCAATCTCCCAGATTCGCGTAGTTCAAATAAGAGATCTGTCCCAAGAACAAAAACGCCCAAGAAGGCCAAAAGAACCGCGAGATCCTGAGTAAAAAGGGTAACATCCAAAGTAAATACCAGGCGTTTACCACAG encodes the following:
- a CDS encoding helix-turn-helix domain-containing protein, yielding MPTIDPIERGLIQSIGTLVRKRRQELGLSLGKLAELSQVSRGMLSLVESGKAAPSIALLWKISKAIRLPLSSLMEFSKEEFPKIYRKEDSTENSVEENQFVIRPLLHEETRFQTRLFEIRLLPGVAKTFITKVQSKQRQNLFLQSGALRLKVGGKWFDLQEGDSMTFLGKDLQELANLGEKDSYLIWSSSLSDD
- a CDS encoding sulfurtransferase, which encodes MKNTLIYSSLLAIALGLLGNCGEGSSDSSALALAAIGGGASGVKVASASDLSIESADDYNENQYGLISADTLRTWVNDWANNKPAGITGNLVIYQTSKVGADANKSLILPKTGVKVFFAVDGNNSALYSWKTFRETRDNDLISIPGGTAATGGFGLISGANIDEWFHTYGVDPTKDLIVFASGNGDNYGSIGHQHYSLRYWGVAHEHLAILNGTIKGQFPEAELGNDTDESVPPLNGTFSVKQLKNVDNRILTLSIEDVIEVVKNNGNHSVKGLSSTVLISDNRTKNNTNTIGSYTASAGWQEYNGDENATGTTKTSGGAIAFEGHLKGAIFVPHYNVVERANLDNTYAYGASAAGTFNTLKFKSKADVQDIWDTYGTTGGPNSGAPAYEEGQTILQYCRTNTRTQTSGISTQLILGRPSVFVEDGWSIFGLLAGAFPPANFNDDVSAGAATFPSIPAKFAPDVQGVIESGARGSGLGAHYNTGVKKSTVDYFQINSSATTTKKAFVEDWNYKNQ
- a CDS encoding sulfurtransferase, which translates into the protein MLNLNIRKLGILSILISVFASCDAPEYITPYQKLALVQPVQVFETSQLLSASNDDYNSNTYGLITASTLESWRSNWAANRPSAISGRLIIFQISGGALSGSYIRPETNVKVYGISASSTDYTFFGQTRFNGLIDTETIVPEGKNIDAFLKRFGVNPATDLIVLAQDIPSDGNLMMTLRSWYTLYYWGAERTHLAVLNGAASAKIAASQLTGGSSYTVPTTSGAGAVGNLYRDHTILQATLADVFNAVQGITDPTFTNSTPAPVGGSFIMDARSSTEYDGTGSTVGPSNLTCADTPSCYTPFEGHVKGAKSLPFANFINANKEFLPKSDLQNLLSTNGYTEGQTIIAYCRTNVRSSITGFATLAILGYPTRFYDGSWVEWGSLAYDSNGAWSNISAVSPWRTDRGTVSESITYNVGKGGIDASNISNLGTYFTPDRNFAKGTNDIIDQDKKYLSGSASSGGGGGG